In a genomic window of Primulina huaijiensis isolate GDHJ02 chromosome 10, ASM1229523v2, whole genome shotgun sequence:
- the LOC140986673 gene encoding E3 ubiquitin-protein ligase RGLG2-like: protein MGNKSSSPRDMGSWRRSSFSSSPQASHSQYARNYPVQYPYPEEHGHVTPNHHYAPTQGHATPSQLHAPQKKFERRYSRIADNYNSLEEVTEALAHAGLESSNLIVGIDFTKSNEWTGKRSYHGRSLHHIGSGLNPYEQAIFIIGKTLAAFDDDNLIPCFGFGDASTHDRDVFGFYPDGRPCNGFEEVLSRYKEIVPNLKLSGPTSFAPIIEMAMTIVEQSGGQYHVLLIIADGQVTRSVDTEGGQLSPQEQRTVEAISQASKLPLSIVLVGVGDGPWDMMKEFDDNIPARDFDNFQFVNFTEIMSKNVHQSRKETEFALSALMEIPSQYKATMELNLLGRQRGNTPHRIALPPRVYGAASGSHSIPSRATSFQEITNSY, encoded by the exons atggGAAATAAAAGCTCAAGTCCTAGGGATATGGGAAGTTGGAGGCGATCTTCGTTTAGTTCCTCTCCACAAGCGTCGCATTCGCAATATGCTCGAAATTACCCTGTGCAGTATCCTTATCCAGAAGAGCATGGGCATGTGACACCGAATCATCACTATGCCCCGACTCAAGGTCATGCCACTCCATCTCAATTGCACGCACCACAGAAGAAGTTCGAGAGGAGGTATTCAAGGATCGCCGATAACTATAATTCGTTAGAGGAG GTGACTGAAGCTCTTGCACATGCTGGCCTCGAGTCTTCCAACCTAATTGTTGGAATCGATTTTACTAAGAGCAACGAGTGGACAG GCAAGAGGTCATATCATGGTCGAAGCTTGCATCATATTGGAAGTGGTTTGAATCCCTATGAACAAGCAATATTTATTATCGGAAAAACCTTGGCTGCTTTTGATGATGACAACTTGATTCCCTGTTTCGGATTTGGAGATG CATCAACCCATGATCGAGATGTTTTCGGTTTCTACCCAGACGGGAGACCTTGCAATGGATTTGAGGAAGTTTTAAGCCGGTATAAAGAGATTGTTCCAAATTTGAAACTCTCAG GTCCAACATCATTCGCACCCATTATTGAAATGGCCATGACTATTGTTGAGCAAAGTGGAGgccaatatcatgttttactgATTATTGCGGATGGACAG GTTACCAGAAGTGTTGATACGGAAGGTGGTCAGTTAAGTCCTCAGGAGCAGAGAACTGTAGAAGCAATTTCACAAGCGAG CAAATTGCCTTTGTCTATCGTTTTGGTTGGAGTTGGAGACGGACCTTGGGACATGATGAAGGAATTCGATGACAACATCCCTGCTCGGGATTTTGATAATTTCCAG TTTGTCAATTTTACAGAAATTATGTCCAAAAATGTGCACCAATCTCGGAAAGAGACTGAATTTGCTCTTTCAGCATTGATGGAAATTCCATCTCAATATAAAGCAACTATGGAGCTCAACTTGTTGGG TAGACAGAGAGGAAATACGCCTCACAGAATTGCTCTTCCACCTCGTGTCTACGGTGCAGCCTCTGGTAGCCATTCAATACCCTCTCGTGCCACCAGTTTTCAAGAAATCACAAATTCATATTAG